CCCGTGATCGCTCGGAACAACCCAGAGAACGGTCCCTTGGTTGATCCGTCATCGAAGTCGAGGAACCACCAACCGTCGTGCCATTCAAGAGTCACTTTCCGCCATCCGAGCGGCACCTGCGGATAGGGATAGAACGGACCAATATAGGGCCACGCGGTTGCGGAATACTGTTTGGGGTAAGTGACCGCGGCGTAATTCGGGTAAGCCGCGTAGCTTGGCCAGGCGTAATTCGGCATGTTGGGCTGATCATACCGGGCCGGTGCCGCTGCTCCGACCTGGCCGGCGTACATTGGAAGTGGACGACCAAGTGGTGCCGCTGGAGATGCTTGAGTCGCAGGGGCGACCGGTGTCGGCTCCTGAGCTTGGGCGTAAGCGATCGGCAGAGGTCGAATCGGCCGCGGGGCGCTTTCCGTAGCTACTGTGGCGGAAGCAGGTGTGGCTTCAACCGGGGGTTCCAGCGCTGGGATTTCTGGAGCGGCAAACGCGGGACCTTCGCTGACTGCGGTAGCGGCCGTCGGACGCACAGGCTGATTGGCGAACACAGAGGGAACAGGATCTGCCTTCTGCACTTTGCCCGCCAGGGCCGGCGCCGCCATTGGGCGGTCGCTACCTTGCAGGCCGCCGATTGGCGAAGTCACCCGTTCGGGAGCCAC
This is a stretch of genomic DNA from Thermogutta terrifontis. It encodes these proteins:
- a CDS encoding BON domain-containing protein, with product MRGHSFTWIAAAFMVFAPQLVLAGNQELAQEIASALKNSGQLKGYKIGVRCQDGTVWLRGTVADPEQRAIAERLASQVQGVKTVINELLVESGAPAEQLGLQPVTAAVAPERVTSPIGGLQGSDRPMAAPALAGKVQKADPVPSVFANQPVRPTAATAVSEGPAFAAPEIPALEPPVEATPASATVATESAPRPIRPLPIAYAQAQEPTPVAPATQASPAAPLGRPLPMYAGQVGAAAPARYDQPNMPNYAWPSYAAYPNYAAVTYPKQYSATAWPYIGPFYPYPQVPLGWRKVTLEWHDGWWFLDFDDGSTKGPFSGLFRAITGH